The genomic segment agtgttttaaaaggggCGTAAGGCGGGGTGTTTTATATTTGCCTCAGCTAGGCGTAAGTCCCGAGGCACGGGGCGTAAACCCCATgggtatttatttttagtatttcataaaatattataattacaataaatatttttaaataggtaaaagtacataaaaaataaaagaaaactgtaAATAAATGATATATGTAACATTAGTATTTATATTAGTGAGGATCAATTCAAGTCAATAAGTTATTAGCCATGTGTTTCGAAGACATTACCTAGGATGTTATTGcaaaaactttatttaataatataaagattTGAATAGTTTAgttcaaaattataaaatattgtTCTTAAAACATAAAtagtgtttttattttcttttgttatatatattttgtacttcTCTTTACAATCTCCAATATTATCTAAGAGAAACTTAAACCATAAAATTCATCAGTAAATTTTTTGAGGGCCTAATACAAAAGCTTTACTAGCCTCAACCTTGAGCCACCCTTGCTtacaacttgtaattatatataacataattttacaagtataaacaatataatgaaataaaagctattatgGAATAcaaatcaactctaacatcttaacttttAAGCAATGAAAAactcacaatttcttaaaataatatcattatcatactattcattttatATCGATAAAATTTATCggtattataattaaaacgtaattccttcatgaataaaattaaaattactttcaaatagcgaaataataaatatgataattttgatacatatgatgtcacgccccaaaacccaccctagacgtgaccggcatccgacgtcatgaacaacactCCAAGAACCTATGAATAATTACAATAATACTTGAACTACCAgttcaatatcactcaacagttaataaaataaaaggtaaaCGAATCAGCNNNNNNNNNNNNNNNNNNNNNNNNNNNNNNNNNNNNNNNNNNNNNNNNNNNNNNNNNNNNNNNNNNNNNNNNNNNNNNNNNNNNNNNNNNNNNNNNNNNNTTGCTAATTTTAGGTTaaggtgcgtatgagtgtccaactagggcacgtgtcgcggcctacgtagttgggtcgtgacagtactACAAATGTTTGGTATGATCATTGGACCAAGATTGGTGCTCTTTATTATGTTCttaatgatattgatgaatCAGTGGAGGATGTTAAAGAGTTAATGCTAGATGGAGGCTGGAATCTTATGAAACTACAACAATTGTTTCTTGCTGATATTATGTTGCATACTACAACTGAATTAGACTTTAAAGGAGTGTCACAAGAATGGGACAAGGCTTGGTGGATAATGAGTAATACCGCTTTATTCTCCTCTCGTATCTAGTGCATGGGAACTACTAAGAAAGAGTCGAATAATCTGATGATTACAAGAATTTGTGGATTAAAGGATTGCCTTTCAAAATCTCTTATTGCCTTTCAAAATCTCTTTCTTTCTGTGGAGATTGTGGAAGTTCAAGATTCCTGTAGATGAAGTGCTTGCAAGTATAGGAATAAATGTGGTACTGCGTCTTTGTTATGAATTTATCATCAAGAAACAATTGATCACTTGTTCTTAAATGGAGAGCTAGCAGTTTCAGTATGTAAGGAGTTTAATTTTGTAGCTGGTTTCAATATGAACTGTTTTCAGGTCAAGCAAGCTATAAGAATATGGCCGAATGCTTCATGTCATTATAAGTTAAAATCGGTATACAAAGCAGTTCCTGCTATTATAGTGTGATAGATATGGAAGCGAAGAAATATTGTGTTGCATGAAGATTCTAGTTCTTTGTTCAAGGTGTTACATGACATCAACTTGAATATATATCTATTATGCAAAACTATTTTTCCCAAGATGCAGAATATTGAAAAGAAATGGCCTGATATTATTGATTACTTTGAGTAGTTGAGGCCTAAAATAAGCAGCAAGACAGTGACATCGTTTATGCCTGATCCTAGTTGGTATAAGTGTAATAGCGATGGTGCATCTAGAGGCAATCCAGGTCCAAGTTCTATTGCCTTTTGTGTTAGAAATCAAAGGGGTGATTTGGTTTATGGTGAGACAAAATAATACGGACGGTAACAAGATTCTTGAAGCCCTTTCTATTAAAAGTTTGAATTGAATCTCGCATTGGAAGGGATTTGTTTTCGTTGATTATGGAGACTAATTCATTGTCAATGAAGCAAATATAGAAGAAGCACGGAATATACCTTGGAGTATCAAGATCATTGTTAAGGAGATTCATAAAGTCTGAGCAAGAGGGAAAGTTCTTGTAAATGAGCATGTATTTAGAGAAGGCAATGGAGTTTTAAGATTTTTTAGCTAACTGTGCTTTTGATTTTGCGGGTATATACGTTAGCTCAATAGTTTCTAGTATCTTCCAACAATGGCTAGGAAATTAATCAATGTTGATAAAGCTCAGATTACCAATCTGAGAATTAGATATGCTTTTGATTCATTTCATCACAGTTGAGGATAACATTATCACAAAGTAGTTCTTGCCGTCCGTTTCaaatttgttgtgttgttgacatTGCTATGCTGAAATATGGTGATTTGCAGACTATCTGATTGAATACTTATTTGTATGGATGGTATCAGTGTGGTTTCATGCTTATTCCCATGCAGATGATGTTCAACTAGTAAGTAGGTAGATCATATCTGAAGATCATGGCCCATTTTCCACTTGCTGAATGGTTCTAAGCTAAGGTTCATCTTTTAGGAGAATTGTTAGTTATCACAGCGGCCACTAATTTGATTCAAGTAGACTTGTTTCATGCCAATTGCTAGAGTTTGATGGTGTGAAAAATGGAAGGAAGTCAAGGCACCAAGACCAGATTTTCAATATGCATGGATTGTTGGATATTAGCTTAGTTAGGATTTGTTTTTTGCTTTTGGTTTTTGTTATTTCTTTTGCTATTTTACAATAAGCATAGGCTgcatttttggtttaaaaaaaaaattataaacctATGAAACACCGGTGCATTCTTTTGTCCGACttgtatatttaattttatgatgGGAGAAATAGAGAGGGAAAATGACAAATTGGAAAAGGTGAAAGCGGGAAAGGGGTAGAAAACAACATTAGAGTTAGAGACAGGTTTACCATAGGTTGAGGAGTGTCACGTGACACTGCTTCGTCGAACAATTCTACTAAGTACATAACTAAAACGCAAAAACAAAAACagttaaatcaaataaaatgacACTGCTTGACATGAGCTATGCAGCTCAGCCAGTCAGGTGCTTTGGTTTTCAGGTAAACACTACAAGAAAAGGCTCAATTTGTGGGGGGTATTTCTTCAATTAGTGGCGGTTTTTGACCCCCGATAAATTAAATTTCAGCAGTTTTGAAAAACGCTACAATTACGTCCGCCACGAGCATATTTGCTTCGGTTTCTCACAACCTCCACGACGATCGCCGCAAAATGATTTTGTAATTTGTGGCAGTTTTCGACATCGATATGTGGCAGTTTAGAACCTTCACAATATGATCTCAATATTTTAAAGTATTAAACTAGCGTTAGTTTAAAACCGTCACAATAtgatatctactatttattacgACTTAATTTGTGGAAGCTTATAACCGCCAcaaattgaataattttttattttaaaatgaaaattgaattttaattaCATCAAGCCTATATAAACATACATACAAAGAATTTactaaataacataaaatgtaaATCAGGTTTCATTAAAGAAATTCATAGTATGAAGCAACACAAATTTAAATTCATGTCAAACTAAGTAATACAAACTCGTATATGATAATTTAAATGTTACAACTTCAAATCTAAAAAGATCAAAAATAATTCCGTAtcatataaacaaaaaaaagcaCTAAACATTTGTTGATTCGAGTTGTTGCACCACATTATCTTCTTTCTTCCAAGGGTAAAGCAAGCTCAGTATTTGCATCACTAAGCTGAAATGATCAAGAAAAAGTATATGTTATTATAACAATAACATATCCTTGTACGAATAAACCAAAGTAATATgcaaacatataaaagaaatttcATAATTCAATTCATCTCAAAAGCAAGTTCTTACGAAGCTTTCATCTTGACAAAGATCTATTGAAACATGGATGGAAGGATAAATTTACTTTGATAATGGTCAATCATGATATTGTGCTTGAAGAATTTTGCAATCAGAAAGCAAAACTTAGAGAGACAAAGTAAAAGAAGACTTAAATGCGAGTTCAAAGCCTCACGACTTCATTAGgtcttttaaagtttttttgTCTCATCTATAAAATAGTACGTGTCCAGGTTCGAACTATTAACCTCTCGAAGCTTAACAAAACACTAATCCAATTAGTCCAAATTTCTGTTACTCCGACAATAAAATTTATCTTCTTTTATTAAGAACAATTTGCggaattaaaataaataatgagtTACTAGTAATCGTTTGGTAATGAAAACTCATCGAGAACAATTATAGTAATATAAGTAAAcagtattttatttatttgttgtcATTTGAAAATGTGATAATCGCTTTTGAAAATTTCTGCCTACACCATTTATTAGAATGGGACTACAACTCCACTTGTCTAGCACAGGGTGAGCCTCTCCCAAATAAAATTCTTCCCTAATTGGCTTATCttgaagaataagaatattattCATAAAGCACATTTCGATGCCTTAGAGCTTTTATCTTGGATTTTCTAGTTGAACTTGGCATATTGTCATTCAAAGAGAAATCTTGAAATACGAATATCATGATTTACATTTTACAGGGTGGCAACGGAGAGTCGCACAAGCATTTGTTGTGTACATATGAATAGAGATCAAATCTAATCATGTATCCACCTTGCGGAATTTTCCCACATAGATTGTTGTAACTCACATTGAACTCCTGCCATGGTCTCTTTTCAAACCCTGATGGAAATCCCCCGTAAATATTGTTATGGTTCAGTTTCAAACTCACTAAATTCTTCCCAAACTTTAACTTTGAGAAGTCAAACTCAAACTTATTCCGAGACAAATACAATTGAAATGTATTCGAATCTTTCCCAAACAAGAAAGAAATATCTCCTTCAAGCTTGTTTGCGGACAAGTCGAGTGTCTCAAAGCTCCAACCAGTAAAAGAGCTCGGTACAACTCCACTGAGTTTGTTACCTCCAAGGTAAAGAAACTCGAGTTTTGGGCCTAATTTTCCGAATGATTCTGGGATTGGTCCAGTGAGTTTGTTCCTGTCTAAGCGAAGATACAATAAATTTGACAGTTGGCCAAGTGAAGGAGGGATTGTACCAATGAGGTTGTTTTCTGACAAGTTGATGTATGTTAAGTTTTTCATCTCACCAAGAAATTCAGGGATAGGTCCTGAAATGTTTGTTTGAGTGATTTTCAACGATCTGAGATATGTGAGCTTGGCTATTGTAGGTGGAATTGGACCTGAAAGATTGCGTACTTTGGTGATGTCCAACTGTTTGAGATACAGGAGGTCTCCAATGGCTGGTAAGAGGTGGCCGGCGTCCTCAATTTTGGTGAGGCTTAGGGAATTAACACGATTTGTATCGTCATCACATGATAGAGTGTCCTTGgcccaatcatcacaacaatcAGTTTTGGGATCCCATTGGAGCAAGTCATAGGGATTGCCCAGCCCTTTCTTGATTTCTAGGAGAGCTTTTTTGTCATTTGCATTGCACCTTTCGGAGAGAGATGTAGAAAGAAATAAGAGAGTGAAAGAAAGAGTGTAAAGTAGAGAGGGCTTCATTTTAGGAAGCATATGtgatggatattgttgatggtaatatttatagaaatttgcTTGATGTAGTAATATATGGTGTTGGCTGTCCTTCTCAACTTCTCCTATGTGACAGTTGCAATGTGCCCAACAGTGTAAGAGGAATGGTTTTTAGAGTTCTTTGCTATTGTAGAATCTGGTGGCTGCGTAggcttcttttttatttttaagaagtGTTATGAGGCTACTAgtgtttgaaaattaaaaataaaagagaatgcATGTGTGAAGTATTAAACTTGTAACTGCTGATTTACCAAGCACGCACACGACATTGGACTAGAATTTCCATCTTCATGTCAAGTGGTATCATCCAAATATATTACCCCCTCCGTCCcaattccaatttatgtgatatagtttgactggcatggagtttaagaaataaatgaagactTTGGAATCGTGTGGTCTATAACAAGTCaaaaatatttgtgtgattatagATCATCTCATTAAGCGTAAAAGTTAAAGTTTAAAGTCAAATTGTTGTCAAATAAAACGGACATTCCACTTCAAATTTCATCCCAAAAGTCAAGATTCCTTTTGATATTCGAGGTCACCCATCGCAAGATTCGAAggttgaattttgaaaaaaaatgtggCATACAACTCGATTCTNNNNNNNNNNNNNNNNNNNNNNNNNNNNNNNNNNNNNNNNNNNNNNNNNNNNNNNNNNNNNNNNNNNNNNNNNNNNNNNNNNNNNNNNNNNNNNNNNNNNTAATATCTCCTAGTCTTGTGGATTGTCTCAATAATCCCGTTAGTGTAAAAAGGGTTTTTGAGTGGGTCCTCAACTCTCCAATTTTCATAATGTTTATCAAGTTTCATGATAGGCAATTCTGATTTCTTAATAATGGTGAACTCTTCTGGAGAGGCCtacttttttccttctttctttgaaGGAGTATTGGGATTAACTGCTTGGGAAAAGACTCTGGGGCCTTCATTTTATATCTATACCGACCATAAGAGCCTcttgtatatctttaagcagaaggacttgaacttatGTCAGAGGCAATAGCTAGAGTTgttaaagattatgatgttgatattctgtaccatcgtAGTAAGgccaatgtagtagctgatgctcttagtcgtaaatccatgggtagcccGTCACATTTGAGCCCTGCGATAAATTATCCAGATATTGAAGGGTTAGAAAGCACTGTTGCCTCGTTGTCCTTACAAGAGCGAAAAGAAGTGTTAGGCCACTTTTCAAGAAGAAATCCGAGATCTCCCAATCATCCGGAAGCCAAGAAAAGAGCCCTTCGTGCTCAAATATCCCTCACCGCCGCTCGAATTCAAAACGAGCCGTTCATACTCAAAACACGCGCGCTGAGAACGCACCTTTTGTGATTAAACCACCGCACATGACAATGTTCAATAAAGGAAAAGATGTAGGCGTTGTGGTTCGTGGTATGACCGTGTCCGGAAGGTGTTCCAAAGAGCACCGTGATCGAAGTGCCACATCGCAAAAATCCTCTAAAAATACCAATCACTGAAGGTGAAGCCAAAAACTTTTGGAGGCAAATGCTAGTCAAGGATTATTCGATTGTTAAGTACACAATAAGACTCACTGCCAGGATATcaagaataatgtcattattacTAAGTTCGTCTCAACATTGCTTAGCCTTAATAAAAACTTTGATGAAGTTCAAGTACCCGCTGGCACTACAAGTGCAACATTGGCCGAGATTGTGGGGTATGTTATATGAGCCGCATAGGCTATCATTTTCTAATGACAAATTACCAAGAGAGGGTAGGACCTATAACAAGGCCTTACACATAATAGTCAAATGCCGTGACAAGATTATCCCTCAGCATCGATTGATGGAGGGGCTGGGTTGAATGTATGCCTCGTGACGACTTTGAAACAGCTTGGGTATGATATTGGCAAAATCCACCAAAGCCGAACAAATGTAAAAGCCTATGATGGCGCAACCAGCAACCCAATTGGAGAAATAGATCTACCCATACAAATAAGTGCCGCAGAGTTCATGGTGGAGTTCGTCATCATGGATATCAAAACGAGCTACAGCCTATTATTAGGACGACCATGGTTACACACTGCTGGAGTCGTGGCATATTCATTGCACCagtctctcaaattcatatGGGATAATCAAGAAATCGTGATTCATAGTAAAGGAAGTATTCACAACTATCCAGACAATTAAATAGGTTATGGAAAAGTCACCGGTGGTCACGATTTTCACACCGTTGAATTAGCCATGATAGATCACGGGAGATGATGAAGATATCCCCATGCCACCGGTCTACAAAATGGTTGCTACACTATGATAGTTAAGCGGGTTTGAGCCGGAAAAGTGCAGAAGGAACTTACCGGAATCAAAGAACCGTAAGTATCCAAAATGGGAAATATCGATTTTGGGGTTGGATATGAGCCATGTGAGGCAGAAGAGGAAGAAGCAGAACATGTATGAAGAGGTCCCATTGAAATGAGAAAGCCATTCCCTCATCTATACCGGCCCTTCACGGTATGCCCATTAGGTCACAACAACAAAGATCCAGAAGAGGATTTAAGGACATTATTTTGGGAAGAGGAATGTGTTGCCATCATTGAAGAATACTTTGAGGCGTTGGAGATTCATCGTGCAGAGCCAGGGGAAACAACAAGTGGATGGACTTTTACCCCGTTATTCACTTTGCGGTAGAAAAAATGCTCACTTTCAGAAAAATTGGCGAAAGGCGTCTTTGAGCCCGGCTTGTcgccttttcatgttttcttattaAGTGTTGTTTAATAGTGGAAATGGCTGGATGTTCCATTCCAAGTCAGGATCATAGTATGTATCACtctatttaaaaatttcaatGAAAATGCCTCAAAGTTTGCAATAAGCACAAAATcattttacttatatatatatatatatatagtatgtatCACtctatttaaaaatttcaatGAAAATGCCTCAAAGTTTGCAATAACACAAAATCattttactttatatatatatatatatatacatatatatatatatatatatatatatatatatatatatatatatatacacacacacacaccaaaaaaaattaagatttcTTTTACATGATTGATAACCgtgttattttgttttatagTAATAATACAGAGACCAcaaataatgtcatgacatgttacgaAAGAAGTAAAAACGACGACGAACAAAACAATgatcaagaagaagagataacTGAACCAGAAGGATTGATAGATGTCGAAGAGAAATATGAGAACAGACCGATGCCAAACCTTGAGGAAACAGAGGCAGTTAATCTAAGAAATAAGGAGTTGGTTCGGGAAACTAGAATAAGTGCGCATTTGATAGAAACTAAGAAAGAAGTGTATTAGAGCTTGTTAAAATAATATGAAGATGTTTTTGCTTGGTCATACGCTGATATGTCGGGTTTGAGTACGAACATTGTTGCCCGTAGGTTGTCGATCCTTGAAGGATTTGCCCCAGTAAAACAACAAATCAGGAAACTGTAGCGGGTcgatatttttttcgattcgtatttgcacttgccttaTTTAAGATGGAA from the Lycium ferocissimum isolate CSIRO_LF1 chromosome 11, AGI_CSIRO_Lferr_CH_V1, whole genome shotgun sequence genome contains:
- the LOC132037235 gene encoding polygalacturonase inhibitor-like, translated to MLPKMKPSLLYTLSFTLLFLSTSLSERCNANDKKALLEIKKGLGNPYDLLQWDPKTDCCDDWAKDTLSCDDDTNRVNSLSLTKIEDAGHLLPAIGDLLYLKQLDITKVRNLSGPIPPTIAKLTYLRSLKITQTNISGPIPEFLGEMKNLTYINLSENNLIGTIPPSLGQLSNLLYLRLDRNKLTGPIPESFGKLGPKLEFLYLGGNKLSGVVPSSFTGWSFETLDLSANKLEGDISFLFGKDSNTFQLYLSRNKFEFDFSKLKFGKNLVSLKLNHNNIYGGFPSGFEKRPWQEFNVSYNNLCGKIPQGGYMIRFDLYSYVHNKCLCDSPLPPCKM